A single region of the Palaemon carinicauda isolate YSFRI2023 chromosome 17, ASM3689809v2, whole genome shotgun sequence genome encodes:
- the LOC137656433 gene encoding uncharacterized protein, which produces MKHQLSSFMQSYQPAVGSAVGRQMSDQFSHRRPVVSSADVLSHRRSPIRSVQQQKLTYERDEERRRQVDAMSYRDGSQQLTHDTMKRQRQQQVDARRPRDGHHQSTHDGIEHRRRKQVDARRPRSDTRQLTPGTERRSIQQQADARRPRGDTRQLTPDTERQSIQQQTDASRPRDDTQQLTIDVERQPIHGVTHQSTLTSPLQLETVPQTEGKFIRKSSGRQIETVIDHGKGSHCQKMNLKRILTRANH; this is translated from the exons ATGAAACACCAGCTCTCGTCGTTCATGCAGTCTTATCAACCTGcggttggcagtgcggttgggcgtcAAATGTCAGACCAGTtctcgcacaggcggcctgttgtctctagtgctgacgtgttatcgcacaggcggtctcccattcgcagTGTTCAACAGCAG AAGTTGACTTACGAACGCGACGAGGaacggcgtcgacaagtggacgcaaTGAGTTACCGTGACGGCTCTCAGCAGTTGACTCATGACACGATGAagcgtcagcgtcaacagcaagTGGACGCTAGACGTCCACGGGATGGCCATCACCAGTCTACTCATGACGGCATAGAGCATCGGCGTCGAAAGCAAgtggacgctaggcgtccacgcaGCGACACTCGGCAGTTGACGCCTGGCACCGAGCGTCGTTCCATTCAACAAcaagcggacgctaggcgtccacgtgGCGACACTCGACAGTTGACGCCTGACACTGAGCGTCAGTCCATTCAACAGCAAACGGACGCTAGTCGTCCACGTGACGACACTCAGCAGTTGACCATTGACGTCGAGCGTCAACCCATCCATGGCGTCACACACCAGTCAACCTTGACCTCTCCGCTTCAGTTGGAGACTGTTCCCCAAACTGAAGGCAAGTTTATTCGTAAATCTAGTGGACGTCAAATAGAAACAGTTATTGATCATGGCAAGGGGTCgcactgccagaagatgaactTGAAGAGGATTCTGACAAGGGCGAACCATTAG